Within the Nicotiana tabacum cultivar K326 chromosome 11, ASM71507v2, whole genome shotgun sequence genome, the region CAtgggaattttgagaaaatatagGAGTATTTGATATCCAAAGTTGTTAAAAAACAGATTTTCTTACTGTTCTATATTTCCTACCATACTTCAAAAGCTCCCCAAAATTAGGATCTACACTTAGATCTAGAGAGCACAATCATCTGCAAAAGACTTTCTTACCATCactttttatatttgttttttggaCTAAAAGTGTGTTTGTAAATAGGAGAAAAGGAAttaatttttaaacaaattcGAATCTTACATCCATGCCTGTTAGAAGTGTTTTTTCCCCGAAATAAAGGTGTTTGATCAAACTTTTAAAAGGGAAAATAGAGCTTTCAATTGAAGcaaaaataatttttgagaaacaaaaaaaattccccccccctcccccccacaacaataacaataacctaGTAAAATTTCACAAATGGGGTATGGGGAGGATAGAGTATACTCAGGctttacccctaccccaaaaaagttgtttctgatagaccctcggtaaaatatatttttgaaagtacttttgaaaaaaaatacaacttaaaagtactttttaaaagtttagccaaatactaattactgctcaaaaatattttttaaaattagttAACCAAATACAAACTGTTTCtcacctaaaatatttttttaaaaaaaaccgttttgaaaaaaataatttttaaattaagcTAATTTTGAAGCTTGGCCACACATACTACCAATATTAGTACAAAGTAAAACATGATAGCCAGCTGTATTTTCCTAAGTTTCTTTCAACTTCATTAATAGTACTCCCTTTTTTGTTCCCTTTTGTAATATAGCACCACCACGTGGAAATTTCCAATAAATAAATTACCATGTCTCATTTTTggcaatttaaatatttttggtaaacatgTTTTAGTAAAGAGAAAGAGAACCCGCGTATGCTTTTCCTCGAAACCCTATTTCCActtcatttcctttcttttctccttccccTATAAATTCCTTTCTTCTACCTCTTTCTCAACTCACCAATTCATTCTTTACTGCTTATGTCTCAGAGACCCAACGTTCCACACTTCGCATCTTTAGCTTTTGGTCTTCATTCCCATCTCCTGGTCTCCAGTGAGATGAGCTCTAATTCCAATTGGTCTTGAATTGATCCATTTTTTTTTGTTCTAGTGTTCAATTTCTTAATTCTTTTCTAGCTCTCTTATTTCATTCAAttgaaataccaaaattttcgatttcgATTATTGAAAGATGGGTGTTAAAGGATTTGTTGAAGGAGGTATTGCTTCTATTATTGCTGGGTGTAGTACTCACCCACTTGATTTAATTAAGGTACGGATGCAACTTCAGGGTGAAACCCCTGCTCCGGCGGCGGCTGTTCAGAATCTCCGGCCTGCACTTGCTTTTCATAGTGGTACCCACGCTACGACTCATATTCATGTTCCGGCGCCGCCACCTCCTCCCCGTGTGGGTCCTGTTGCTGTGGGTGTAAAGATCATACAGCAAGAAGGTGTTGCTGCTTTGTTCTCCGGCGTGTCGGCGACTGTTCTCCGTCAGACGCTTTATTCTACTACCCGGATGGGTTTGTACGATATGTTGAAGCAGAAATGGACCGATCCGGATACTAACAACATGCCTTTGTCGAGGAAGATCGTCGCCGGACTAATCGCCGGAGGTATCGGAGCCGCTGTCGGAAACCCGGCCGACGTTGCTATGGTCCGCATGCAAGCTGACGGCCGGCTCCCGTTAGCTCAGCGGCGCAACTACAAAAGCGTTGTTGATGCTATAACGCAAATGAGCAAGAGCGAAGGGATTACTAGCCTGTGGCGCGGCTCGTCTCTTACGGTGAACCGCGCTATGCTCGTTACAGCATCACAGCTGGCATCGTACGATCAGTTTAAAGAGACGATCTTAGAGAAGGGGCTGATGAAGGACGGGCTTGGGACCCACGTGACGGCAAGCTTCGCCGCCGGGTTCGTGGCGGCAGTGGCATCGAATCCGGTAGACGTGATTAAGACACGTGTCATGAACATGAGGGTGGAGCCCGGTATGGCCCCACCTTATAGTGGGGCcctagattgtgctatgaaaacTATCAAAGCTGAGGGACCCATGGCACTTTACAAGGGTTTCATCCCTACAATCTCAAGGCAAGGACCATTCACTATTGTGCTCTTTGTCACACTGGAACAGGTCCGgaaattactcaaggattactgatgatgacgaagaaaaatatttaaaatgtttttatttaattaatgttcTAAATTTAAAATTAGCTCCTTAAGTTTAGGAGAGAACTAATACTAAGTCTATGGTCAGATGTTGTGTTCTTACTATTatattacttatatatatatataaaatctcgTTTGGTGGAATTATTCTTGATTAAGCAACTGTTGATTGAAGGCAAGTATTGTAGTTTCTAATTTTCTGTGTTTTTTGCTTGAAGTAGAAATTTTGTTAAAAAAAGAGCACAAAATGGAATTTAATTGAGCCTAATAAGTATAGGTAAAATTATCGACAGAAAATATGGTTTTGGTTGATTTATATCATAGTTTGAAGTTATAGATGAAAATGGAAACATATACATAAGTACTTAATTAGCTAGAGATA harbors:
- the LOC107811785 gene encoding mitochondrial uncoupling protein 5-like; this translates as MGVKGFVEGGIASIIAGCSTHPLDLIKVRMQLQGETPAPAAAVQNLRPALAFHSGTHATTHIHVPAPPPPPRVGPVAVGVKIIQQEGVAALFSGVSATVLRQTLYSTTRMGLYDMLKQKWTDPDTNNMPLSRKIVAGLIAGGIGAAVGNPADVAMVRMQADGRLPLAQRRNYKSVVDAITQMSKSEGITSLWRGSSLTVNRAMLVTASQLASYDQFKETILEKGLMKDGLGTHVTASFAAGFVAAVASNPVDVIKTRVMNMRVEPGMAPPYSGALDCAMKTIKAEGPMALYKGFIPTISRQGPFTIVLFVTLEQVRKLLKDY